One window of Acropora palmata chromosome 1, jaAcrPala1.3, whole genome shotgun sequence genomic DNA carries:
- the LOC141892410 gene encoding adrenocorticotropic hormone receptor-like — MAPSAPRSCTTVPPPTGLSYFTASMSVFLTLITVPGNFLVCIAIIKDPFRNLKTPFHYFLLSLAATDFMVGSFMDPVSAVFHFGEGLQSKVVDIKILHILYFILSTASILTLAALTADRYVAVTSPLKYKTMVTSKRAIITSMLIWIAALGFSFVYFKLGFIFYSFIFANTAVICTFAVLLFVHLGIVKRLRERAKYWRDRRANNSTESSKLENKNKLMEAKRESKAVRALMIVLLAFFASFTPACIMIYLLNFCESCSCLFIHWLRDLQFLIVLCNSGINPYLYAWRIPQFKRAFFKLVHIRRARRVFDVALSTTQGPEQYLQG, encoded by the coding sequence ATGGCCCCGTCTGCCCCAAGATCCTGCACAACCGTTCCTCCACCAACTGGATTGTCTTATTTTACGGCGTCAATGTCAGTGTTTCTCACACTCATAACTGTTCCCGGTAATTTCTTGGTCTGTATCGCCATCATAAAGGACCCATTCAGAAACCTCAAAACTCCATTTCACTACTTTTTATTAAGCTTAGCTGCAACAGATTTCATGGTTGGGTCATTTATGGACCCTGTATCTGCCGTATTTCACTTTGGTGAAGGTCTTCAATCCAAAGTTGTAGACATCAAgattttacatattttgtactTCATCCTGAGCACAGCATCTATTTTGACACTGGCAGCGCTTACAGCGGACAGATACGTAGCTGTTACATCACCTCTGAAGTACAAGACAATGGTAACATCCAAACGTGCAATCATAACATCGATGTTAATATGGATTGCCGCATTGGGATTTTCCTTCGTTTACTTCAAACTCGGATTCATATTTTATTCCTTTATCTTTGCCAACACCGCCGTGATCTGCACGTTTGCCGTCCTATTGTTTGTTCATTTGGGAATAGTCAAACGCCTGCGCGAGAGGGCAAAGTATTGGCGAGATCGGAGAGCAAACAATAGCACTGAATCTAGTAagctggaaaataaaaataaactcatGGAAGCAAAAAGAGAGAGCAAGGCGGTTAGGGCACTTATGATCGTTCTTCTTGCGTTTTTTGCCTCGTTTACACCAGCTTGCATTATGATTTACCTCTTAAATTTCTGTGAAAGTTGCAGTTGTTTATTCATCCACTGGCTGCGGgatttacaatttttaatcGTCTTGTGCAACTCTGGAATCAATCCATATTTGTACGCATGGCGGATTCCTCAGTTTAAAAGAGCATTTTTTAAACTGGTGCATATAAGGCGAGCCAGGAGGGTTTTCGACGTTGCTTTGTCGACAACTCAGGGGCCAGAACAATATTTGCAAGGCTAA